In Onthophagus taurus isolate NC chromosome 6, IU_Otau_3.0, whole genome shotgun sequence, a genomic segment contains:
- the LOC111416967 gene encoding histone acetyltransferase KAT2A isoform X2: protein MSEQTQQYVQESPEATSVSNSEGSKVTQVNQSQHHKPNSQSRQSNLQRIHEKKQLVLNLPPVKKLIKLAVHSKCQEENCDCSGWKRVDSTPQVVSFTDPCKCEHSLESHISHLRTKNENDINKLLGMMVDVENVYTAMSQEEDTDIKKIYGYLFRLLRKCILSFETPVIEGPLGQPPFEKPSINKAVNNLLMYKFPHLTQQEWKTMCELAKIFLHCMNNWDFPPPNSYKLVVSQEEATIYKIAHTRWLVFCHVPLFCDSFRHYDTAMIFGKTLFRAVFKHVKKQILDQFHEERDWMPVERRVMLLTHFPPFLNLLDEEIYSSNSPIWDPDFKPPPCIPLQSLLDSSKAKTSAGPSSATKTRTEFETPSREVKRRRVVQDEHFEDLSKETVAEIIATIDDPKYMTGPDMVFSENTPPRDKEPKQEEKQGIIELHVVGNSLTEPVSKQTMLWLIGLQNVFSLQLPRMPKEYISQLLFDPKHRTLALIRHNKPIGGICFRPFPTQGFTEIVFLAMTSSEQVKGYGTHLMNHLKDYHIRKNILHFLTFADQFAIEYFEKQGFSKDIKMARAMYQGYIKDYEGATLMHCELNPRIIYTEFTSVIRKQKEIVKQLIYQQQRTLSKVHPGLTFFKEGVTSLPIESIPGIQETGWRPTLRTTRGGQLEESQDIDVLAGMLKTVLISVKNHEDSWPFREPVDKNDVPDYYDHIKYPMDLKKMGERLKARYYSTRRLFIADMMRIFTNCKIYNSPETEYYQCAINLQQYFQTKMKELGLWDK, encoded by the exons atgtcagAACAAACGCAACAGTATGTACAAGAATCGCCGGAAGCGACGTCAGTTTCGAATTCGGAAGGTTCGAAAGTAACTCAAGTAAACCAATCGCAACATCATAAGCCGAACTCGCAGTCGAGACAATCTAATCTCCAAAGGATACACGAAAAGAAGCAATTGGTTCTAAATTTACCCCCCgttaaaaaactaattaagcTAGCGGTTCACTCTAAATGCCAAGAGGAAAATTGCGATTGTTCTGGTTGGAAACGAGTGGATTCAACACCTCAGGTTGTTTCTTTTACTGACCCTTGTAAATGTGAACATTCTTTAGAGTCACATATTTCACAtttaagaactaaaaatgaGAATGATATAAACAAGTTGTTGGGAATGATGGTTGATGTTGAAAATGTTTACACTGCTATGAGTCAAGAGGAGGATACAGATATTAAGAAGATTTATGGGTATTTATTTAGG ttGTTAAGAAAATGTATATTATCCTTTGAAACTCCTGTAATTGAGGGACCTTTGGGACAACCACCATTTGAAAAACCATCAATAAACAAAgctgtaaataatttattaatgtataaATTTCCTCATTTAACTCAACAAGAATGGAAAACCATGTGTGAATTAGCTAAAATCTTTTTGCATTGTATGAATAATTGGGATTTTCCACCTCCAAATAGTTATAAATTGGTTGTTAGTCAAGAAGAAgctacaatttataaaatagcTCATACAag atGGTTAGTTTTCTGTCATGTTCCACTTTTTTGTGATTCCTTCCGCCATTATGATACAGCAATGATTTTTGGTAAAACCCTCTTTCGTGCGGTTTTCAAACATGTAAAAAAGCAAATTTTGGATCAATTTCATGAGGAGAGAGATTGGATGCCTGTTGAACGAAGAGTTATGCTTCTAACACATTTcccgccatttttaaatcttctcGATGAAGAGATTTATTCATCAAACTCTCCAATTTGGGATCCTGATTTTAAACCACCTCCTTGCATTCCACTTCAATCACTTCTTGATTCATCAAAAGCAAAAA CTTCTGCAGGGCCATCCTCAGCAACAAAAACTCGCACTGAATTTGAAACTCCTAGTCGTGAAGTGAAAAGACGTCGGGTGGTCCAAGATGAGCATTTTGAGGATTTATCGAAAGAAACTGTGGCGGAAATTATAGCGACTATTGATGATCCGAAATACATGACGGGACCGGATATggttttttctgaaaatacaCCACCAAGAGATAAAGAACCAAAACAAGAGGAGAAACAAGGAATTATAGAGTTACACGTTGTTGGGAATAGTTTAACAGAACCAGTTAGTAAACAGACGATGTTGTGGTTAATTGGGCTTCAAAATGTATTTTCTTTGCAATTACCTAGAATGCCTAAAGAATATATAAgtcaattattatttgatcC AAAGCATCGAACTTTAGCATTAATAAGACATAATAAACCAATTGGGGGAATTTGTTTTCGCCCATTTCCTACGCAAGGTTTTacagaaattgtttttttagcGATGACATCTAGCGAGCAAGTGAAAGGTTATGGAACTCATCTTATGAATCATTTAAAAGATTATCATATTCGAAAGAatattttacactttttaacATTTGCTGATCAATTTGCAATTg aatattttgaaaaacaggGTTTTTCAAAAGACATAAAAATGGCAAGAGCAATGTATCAAGGGTACATTAAAGATTACGAGGGGGCCACTTTAATGCATTGCGAATTAAATCCCAGAATTATTTATACGGAATTCACTTCCGTTattagaaaacaaaaagaaattgttaaacagTTAATTTATCAACAACAGCGTACCTTATCGAAAGTTCATCCTGGTTTAACATTCTTTAAAGaag GTGTAACTTCTTTGCCAATAGAATCCATACCTGGAATACAAGAAACCGGTTGGAGGCCGACTTTAAGGACTACTAGAGGGGGTCAACTGGAAGAATCTCAAGATATAGATGTATTGGCTGGAATGTTGAAGACTGTGTTGATTTCGGTTAAGAATCATGAAGATTCATGGCCATTTAGGGAACCGGTTGATAAAAATGATGTTCCAGATTATTATGATCATATTAAATATCCAATGG acttgaaaaaaatggGTGAAAGATTAAAAGCAAGATATTACTCAACGAGACGTCTTTTTATAGCAGATATGATGCGAATTTTTACCAATTGTAAAATATACAATTCCCCGGAAACTGAATATTACCAATGCGCGATTAATTTGCAACA
- the LOC111416967 gene encoding histone acetyltransferase KAT2A isoform X1, which produces MSEQTQQYVQESPEATSVSNSEGSKVTQVNQSQHHKPNSQSRQSNLQRIHEKKQLVLNLPPVKKLIKLAVHSKCQEENCDCSGWKRVDSTPQVVSFTDPCKCEHSLESHISHLRTKNENDINKLLGMMVDVENVYTAMSQEEDTDIKKIYGYLFRLLRKCILSFETPVIEGPLGQPPFEKPSINKAVNNLLMYKFPHLTQQEWKTMCELAKIFLHCMNNWDFPPPNSYKLVVSQEEATIYKIAHTRWLVFCHVPLFCDSFRHYDTAMIFGKTLFRAVFKHVKKQILDQFHEERDWMPVERRVMLLTHFPPFLNLLDEEIYSSNSPIWDPDFKPPPCIPLQSLLDSSKAKRAGVNVKNDKTDRDFSLTASAGPSSATKTRTEFETPSREVKRRRVVQDEHFEDLSKETVAEIIATIDDPKYMTGPDMVFSENTPPRDKEPKQEEKQGIIELHVVGNSLTEPVSKQTMLWLIGLQNVFSLQLPRMPKEYISQLLFDPKHRTLALIRHNKPIGGICFRPFPTQGFTEIVFLAMTSSEQVKGYGTHLMNHLKDYHIRKNILHFLTFADQFAIEYFEKQGFSKDIKMARAMYQGYIKDYEGATLMHCELNPRIIYTEFTSVIRKQKEIVKQLIYQQQRTLSKVHPGLTFFKEGVTSLPIESIPGIQETGWRPTLRTTRGGQLEESQDIDVLAGMLKTVLISVKNHEDSWPFREPVDKNDVPDYYDHIKYPMDLKKMGERLKARYYSTRRLFIADMMRIFTNCKIYNSPETEYYQCAINLQQYFQTKMKELGLWDK; this is translated from the exons atgtcagAACAAACGCAACAGTATGTACAAGAATCGCCGGAAGCGACGTCAGTTTCGAATTCGGAAGGTTCGAAAGTAACTCAAGTAAACCAATCGCAACATCATAAGCCGAACTCGCAGTCGAGACAATCTAATCTCCAAAGGATACACGAAAAGAAGCAATTGGTTCTAAATTTACCCCCCgttaaaaaactaattaagcTAGCGGTTCACTCTAAATGCCAAGAGGAAAATTGCGATTGTTCTGGTTGGAAACGAGTGGATTCAACACCTCAGGTTGTTTCTTTTACTGACCCTTGTAAATGTGAACATTCTTTAGAGTCACATATTTCACAtttaagaactaaaaatgaGAATGATATAAACAAGTTGTTGGGAATGATGGTTGATGTTGAAAATGTTTACACTGCTATGAGTCAAGAGGAGGATACAGATATTAAGAAGATTTATGGGTATTTATTTAGG ttGTTAAGAAAATGTATATTATCCTTTGAAACTCCTGTAATTGAGGGACCTTTGGGACAACCACCATTTGAAAAACCATCAATAAACAAAgctgtaaataatttattaatgtataaATTTCCTCATTTAACTCAACAAGAATGGAAAACCATGTGTGAATTAGCTAAAATCTTTTTGCATTGTATGAATAATTGGGATTTTCCACCTCCAAATAGTTATAAATTGGTTGTTAGTCAAGAAGAAgctacaatttataaaatagcTCATACAag atGGTTAGTTTTCTGTCATGTTCCACTTTTTTGTGATTCCTTCCGCCATTATGATACAGCAATGATTTTTGGTAAAACCCTCTTTCGTGCGGTTTTCAAACATGTAAAAAAGCAAATTTTGGATCAATTTCATGAGGAGAGAGATTGGATGCCTGTTGAACGAAGAGTTATGCTTCTAACACATTTcccgccatttttaaatcttctcGATGAAGAGATTTATTCATCAAACTCTCCAATTTGGGATCCTGATTTTAAACCACCTCCTTGCATTCCACTTCAATCACTTCTTGATTCATCAAAAGCAAAAA gAGCTggtgttaatgtcaaaaatgataaaactGATAGAGATTTTTCTTTGACAGCTTCTGCAGGGCCATCCTCAGCAACAAAAACTCGCACTGAATTTGAAACTCCTAGTCGTGAAGTGAAAAGACGTCGGGTGGTCCAAGATGAGCATTTTGAGGATTTATCGAAAGAAACTGTGGCGGAAATTATAGCGACTATTGATGATCCGAAATACATGACGGGACCGGATATggttttttctgaaaatacaCCACCAAGAGATAAAGAACCAAAACAAGAGGAGAAACAAGGAATTATAGAGTTACACGTTGTTGGGAATAGTTTAACAGAACCAGTTAGTAAACAGACGATGTTGTGGTTAATTGGGCTTCAAAATGTATTTTCTTTGCAATTACCTAGAATGCCTAAAGAATATATAAgtcaattattatttgatcC AAAGCATCGAACTTTAGCATTAATAAGACATAATAAACCAATTGGGGGAATTTGTTTTCGCCCATTTCCTACGCAAGGTTTTacagaaattgtttttttagcGATGACATCTAGCGAGCAAGTGAAAGGTTATGGAACTCATCTTATGAATCATTTAAAAGATTATCATATTCGAAAGAatattttacactttttaacATTTGCTGATCAATTTGCAATTg aatattttgaaaaacaggGTTTTTCAAAAGACATAAAAATGGCAAGAGCAATGTATCAAGGGTACATTAAAGATTACGAGGGGGCCACTTTAATGCATTGCGAATTAAATCCCAGAATTATTTATACGGAATTCACTTCCGTTattagaaaacaaaaagaaattgttaaacagTTAATTTATCAACAACAGCGTACCTTATCGAAAGTTCATCCTGGTTTAACATTCTTTAAAGaag GTGTAACTTCTTTGCCAATAGAATCCATACCTGGAATACAAGAAACCGGTTGGAGGCCGACTTTAAGGACTACTAGAGGGGGTCAACTGGAAGAATCTCAAGATATAGATGTATTGGCTGGAATGTTGAAGACTGTGTTGATTTCGGTTAAGAATCATGAAGATTCATGGCCATTTAGGGAACCGGTTGATAAAAATGATGTTCCAGATTATTATGATCATATTAAATATCCAATGG acttgaaaaaaatggGTGAAAGATTAAAAGCAAGATATTACTCAACGAGACGTCTTTTTATAGCAGATATGATGCGAATTTTTACCAATTGTAAAATATACAATTCCCCGGAAACTGAATATTACCAATGCGCGATTAATTTGCAACA
- the LOC111416860 gene encoding COMM domain-containing protein 2 isoform X1, translating to MLISLRNDHRQHLKQLSNETTQVVTDFCKIAIDFLQNGPNTKLYNTAAKKLNWETEDVQNCVYSLVYLLVISCKHKLNESDFRDCILTIGFTEEQQSVLSSFYETKNDEILEALKKTSFHEPHYNNLDWRFEVQVASRSLLHQCQPLVAMNLTLTTEKSAINETIKENIYLQSNLTNLLHVTEELEKALVASKSRHARRIQNALS from the exons ATGTTAATTTCGTTAAGAAACGATCATCGGCAGCATCTAAAACAGCTGTCAAATGAAACAACTCAAG tCGTTActgatttttgtaaaatcgctatcgattttcttcaaaatggACCGAATACAAAGCTTTATAATACTgcagcaaaaaagttaaattggGAAACGGAAGATGTTCAAAATTGTGTTTATTCCTTGGTGTATTTGCTTGTAATTAGTTGTAAACATAAA TTAAATGAGTCAGATTTTCGTGATTGTATTCTCACAATTGGATTCACTGAAGAACAACAGTCTGTTCTAAGCTCTTTTTATGAAACGAAAAATGACGAGATTTTGGAGGCCCTAAAAAAGACGTCTTTCCATGAGCcacattataataatttggATTGGAGATTTGAGGTTCAAGTTGCATCGAGATCCTTATTACATCAGTGCCAACCCCTTGTTGCCATGAATCTTACTTTAACGACAGAAAAAAGCGCTATAAATGAAACGATAAAAGAAAACATATACTTGCAAAGTAATTTAACCAATTTATTACATGTTACAGAAGAATTAGAAAAAGCGCTTGTTGCTTCAAAAAGTAGACATGCAAGAAGGATTCAAAACGCGTTATCTTAA
- the LOC111416860 gene encoding COMM domain-containing protein 2 isoform X2, translated as MKQLKKKLIIFLVVTDFCKIAIDFLQNGPNTKLYNTAAKKLNWETEDVQNCVYSLVYLLVISCKHKLNESDFRDCILTIGFTEEQQSVLSSFYETKNDEILEALKKTSFHEPHYNNLDWRFEVQVASRSLLHQCQPLVAMNLTLTTEKSAINETIKENIYLQSNLTNLLHVTEELEKALVASKSRHARRIQNALS; from the exons ATGAAACAACTCAAG aagaaattaattatttttctagtCGTTActgatttttgtaaaatcgctatcgattttcttcaaaatggACCGAATACAAAGCTTTATAATACTgcagcaaaaaagttaaattggGAAACGGAAGATGTTCAAAATTGTGTTTATTCCTTGGTGTATTTGCTTGTAATTAGTTGTAAACATAAA TTAAATGAGTCAGATTTTCGTGATTGTATTCTCACAATTGGATTCACTGAAGAACAACAGTCTGTTCTAAGCTCTTTTTATGAAACGAAAAATGACGAGATTTTGGAGGCCCTAAAAAAGACGTCTTTCCATGAGCcacattataataatttggATTGGAGATTTGAGGTTCAAGTTGCATCGAGATCCTTATTACATCAGTGCCAACCCCTTGTTGCCATGAATCTTACTTTAACGACAGAAAAAAGCGCTATAAATGAAACGATAAAAGAAAACATATACTTGCAAAGTAATTTAACCAATTTATTACATGTTACAGAAGAATTAGAAAAAGCGCTTGTTGCTTCAAAAAGTAGACATGCAAGAAGGATTCAAAACGCGTTATCTTAA
- the LOC111416875 gene encoding pre-mRNA-splicing factor CWC22 homolog — protein sequence MTSVTDSPERKRSKSKSPENKSNKRKEQPSSDSRNKDYRSKRSRRDRRSRSRERPPRKRYVDLDRPDDEYPQRYYGEEEYRDANVVGKRYYHDKKDEKAEEEEIKDKSIITPRQRKTVDLLTSKTGGAYIPPAKLRMMQAEITDKSSAAYQRIAWEALKKSIHGYINKINTSNIGIIARELLHENIVRGRGLLCKSLIQAQAASPTFTNVYAALVAVINSKFPSIGELLLKRLVLQFKRGFKQNNKLGCISGATFIAHLVNQRVAHEILALEILTLLVESPTDDSVEVAISFLKESGQKLSEVSSKGINAIFEMLRNILHEGRLEKRIQYMIEVMFQIRKDGFKDHAAIIEELDIVDEEEQFTHLITLDDVKATNAEDVLNVFKFDDKYEENEGKYKTLSKEILDSDSESEGSGSDGEEGSDEDGEEEGEDEENKDSTIIDNTETNLITLRRTIYLTIQSSLDFEECAHKLMKMELKPGQEIELCHMFLDCCAEQRTYEKFYGLLAQRFCQINKVYVPPFEQIFKDTYATTHRLDANKLRNVSKFFAHLLFTDAIGWEVLEIMKLNEVDTNSSSRIFIKILFQELAEYMGLGKLNGRLKDTTMQEHFCGLFPRDNPKNTRFSINFFTSIGLGGLTDELREHLKNVPKNVDLPIKEEEESSNSSSSSSSSDSSSSSSSSDSDDSDSSSSEDEKNKNKKKSKQKLNEKAINNKSKDKNKEMASKVKVLNEKKNIDKNEERKKMNSKDKSERFEKSFESKRPTREEFNRDRSFERRDFKEKQISRNEKERAYEDRRRDDRNRKEERYRKGEKDERNTTRNERNPRRDENYDKRYRDEKDKQKHRDEKDDKRYRDENRRQESRRNRH from the exons ATGACTAGTGTAACAGATTCCCCAGAACGTAAACGTTCTAAGTCGAAATCACCCGAGAATAAATCGAATAAGCGTAAAGAACAACCGTCATCAGATTCACGTAATAAAGATTACAGAAGTAAGCGTTCGAGAAGAGATAGAAGATCGAGATCAAGGGAAAGACCACCGAGGAAAAGGTACGTTGATTTGGATAGACCTGATGATGAATATCCGCAACGTTATTATGGTGAAGAAGAATATCGAGATGCAAATGTTGTTGGTAAACGATATTACCATGATAAAAAGGATGAAAAAgcggaagaagaagaaattaaagataaatcaaTTATTACACCACGTCAAAGAAAAACTGTGGATTTATTAACTTCTAAAACTGGTGGAGCTTACATTCCTCCAGCTAAATTACGAATGATGCAAGCTGAAATAACCGATAAATCATCTGCTGCTTATCAGCGTATCGCTTGGGaagctttaaaaaaaagtattcatGGTtacattaacaaaataaacacTTCTAATATCGGTATAATTGCAAGGGAATTATTGCATGAGAACATTGTAAGAGGTCGTGGATTATTATGTAAATCATTAATTCAAGCACAAGCAGCTTCACCAACATTCACAAATGTTTACGCTGCCTTAGTAGCTGTAATCAACTCAAAGTTTCCAAGCATTGGggaattacttttaaaacgaCTTGTACTACAATTTAAAAGaggttttaaacaaaacaataaacTTGGATGTATATCAGGGGCGACTTTTATAGCTCATCTAGTTAACCAACGAGTTGCACATGAAATTTTAGCATTAGAAATATTAACTTTACTCGTTGAATCACCAACTGATGATTCTGTAGAGGTTGCAATTTCATTCCTTAAAGAATCAGGACAAAAATTGAGTGAAGTCTCAAGTAAAGGGATAAACGCAATTTTTGAGATGTTAAGAAATATTCTTCACGAAGGAAGATTAGAGAAACGAATCCAATACATGATTGAAGTTATGTTTCAAATCCGAAAAGATGGCTTTAAAGATCATGCAGCTATTATTGAAGAACTTGATATTGTTGATGAAGAAGAACAATTTACTCATTTAATTACTTTGGATGATGTAAAAGCTACAAACGCCGAGGATGTcttaaatgtatttaaatttgatgataaatATGAGGAAAATGAAGGAAAATACAAGACTTTGAGTAAAGAAATATTGGATAGCGATAGTGAGTCTGAAGGATCTGGAAGTGATGGTGAAGAAGGAAGTGATGAAGATGGTGAAGAAGAGGGAGAAGATGAGGAAAATAAAGATAGTACTATTATTGATAACACCGAGacgaatttaattacattgagaagaacaatttatttaacaattcaATCGAGTTTAGATTTTGAAGAATGTGCtcataaattaatgaaaatggaattaaaaCCTGGACAGGAAATTGAATTATGTCACATGTTTTTAG attgttGTGCTGAACAGCGTacttatgaaaaattttacgGATTGCTTGCTCAACGTTTCTGCCAAATCAACAAAGTTTATGTTCCCCCATTTGAgcaaatttttaaagacaCCTATGCAACAACTCACAGATTAGATGCAAATAAATTACGAAATGTGAGCAAATTTTTCGCCCATTTACTCTTTACGGATGCCATTGGATGGGAAGTATTGGAAATTATGAAGTTGAACGAAGTTGACACAAATAGTTCCAGCaggatttttattaaaattttatttcaagaacTTGCTGAATATATGGGGTTAGGAAAATTAAATGGAAGATTAAAAGATAC tACCATGCAGGAACATTTTTGTGGTTTATTTCCAAGAGATAACCCAAAAAACACCCGATTCtcaataaatttctttacatCAATTGGTTTGGGTGGACTTACAGATGAATTAAgagaacatttaaaaaatgtaccaAAAAACGTTGACTTACCcattaaagaagaagaagaaagttCTAATTCGTCTTCCAGTTCGAGTTCATCTGATTCAAGTTCAAGTTCTTCATCAAGCGACTCTGATGATAGCGATTCATCATCATCTGaggatgaaaaaaataaaaacaaaaagaaatccaaacaaaaacttaatgaaaaagctataaataacaaatcaaaagataaaaataaagaaatggcATCAAAAGTGAAAGTgttaaatgagaaaaaaaatattgataagaaTGAAGAACggaaaaaaatgaattcaaaggacaaaagtgaaagatttgagaaatcatttgaatcaaaaagACCAACTCGCGAAGAATTTAATCGTGATAGAAGTTTTGAAAGAAgagattttaaagaaaaacaaatctcTAGGAATGAAAAAGAACGAGCTTATGAAGATAGGAGAAGAGATGACCGAAATCGAAAAGAAGAAAGATATCGAAAAGGCGAAAAAGATGAACGTAACACAACTAGAAATGAACGAAATCCAAGAAGAGATGAAAATTATGACAAGCGATACAGAGATGaaaaagataaacaaaaaCATCGAGATGAAAAGGATGATAAAAGATATAGAGATGAAAATCGTCGTCAAGAATCGAGAAGAAATCGACATTAA